AGCAGGGCGCGCTGCCCGGGGCGGATACCGAGGCCCTCGCGGATCTCCAGGACCCGTTCGGGGGTCGCCGACGCGAGCACGTCGTTGCGCGGGTATCCCGTCTCCAGGCTCCGTGCGGCGCCCGGGTAGGCGCGGGCCCACACCTCGGTGGAGTGCGGATTGGCGGAGACGCTCCAGTCCCAACGGTCGATCCGCTTGAGCAGCCGGTCGAAGTTCAGCCCCTGCGCCGCCGCCGGGAAGTCCTGCTGGTCCAGGCCCATGATCTTCAGGGGGGTGCCGTGATGCGTCATCACATGGACCTGGCCGGCCCGCTTGACCACGTGGTCGGGGAAGTTGACGTTGTTGAAGAAGTACGTGGCGCGAGCCATGGCCGCCCAGTAGCGGCGGGTGCCGGGCACCACGTGGTCGATGCCCTCCGGCAGCGAGTCCAGCTGGTTCCTGGAGACCACCCACACCCCGCGCACCCCCGGCGCCAGCTCCCGGGCCTTGCGGAAGACGGCCTCCGGATTGCAGCTCACGCCGCGGTTCCAGTACGCGGCGTAGACGGCGAGTCCGCGGTCCAGCGGGAGCTTGCGCTGCCACCAGTAGTAGCGCCTGCTCAGACTGCGCTTGGCCCGGTCCCGCACCGCGTCCGGCGTGGCCCGCAGCCCGCGGCGCAGGGCCAGGGCCGTGTCGAGGGTGCCGAGCACGGCGTACCGTCCGCCGCCGATCAGCCGGGGCCGCAGCCCGCGCGCGCCGCCCGGGAAGCGGTGCCCGGCGGGCCGGTACGCGCGGTGGAAGGCGGCGACGGAGCGTACGTACCGTCGGCGCCGGCGCGTCACCGAGGGGTAGCCGGACAGCAGCTCCTGGACGGCCCGTTCGAAGAGCAGCGGCTGTACGGGGAGCAGCCGGGGGCGCTCGCGGACGAACTCCATCAGCCCGGCGTACGCGTCGACGAGTCCGGCCGGTGCCGAGCCCGGCAGCGCCTCGTCGTCGAGGGCCGGCAGATAGCGCTGCTGGCGGTGCTCGACGCAGGCGGTGGACAGGACGGCCACGGACTCGGCCGCGGCGAGCGTCTGGAGGGCGTACATCCGCTCCCCGTGCTGTCCCGGAGCGAAGGTCAGCTTCTCGCCCTCGTGCAGGACGCGGCGCACGGCCCGGTTCCAGGACACCGGGGCGATGTCGAGGAGTGCGGACTGTCCGGGCGCGGTCAGCGGGCCGTCGGAGAGTTCGCCCAGCAGCTCCAGCGACCTGCTGGGCCGGGGGCGCCCCCGGAACGGCCGTTTGTGATGGCCGAACAGCAGCAGATCGGGGTCGTCCGCCGTCCCGAGCCGGTCGGCGATCGCCCGCAGCGCGTCCGGAAGGAGGACGAAGTGGGCCTCCAGGAACATCAGATAGTCCCCGACGGCCCGCTCGGCCCCGGCATTACGGCACCCGTCGGGACCAGCGCCGTCCGCGAGGTGGATGGCCTGCACCCGGCCGTCGCGGGCGGCGAAATCGTCGAGCAGCAGCCCCGAACCGTCCGGCGCCCCGTCGTCGACACCGATCACCTCGATGTCCGTGAACGTCTGGGAGAGCACCGACTCCAGGCATTCGCGCAGACTTCCCCGGGCGCGGCGGACAGGGATGATGACACTCAGGCGCGGCATACGGACTCTTTCTCGGACACGGGCGTGCGGAGCAGCATGGACCGGGGCGCAGCGCGTGGAGGCGCGCCCGATGGTGGGGGCGGGTACTCCGTAAACGCCCGATGGAGTGACGGGGTTACGCCGGACTCCGTCAGCCATGCGAAACGCCGGAAAGGGGCAGTCCTGCCGGCGTAAGCAGGACTGCCCCTGGTTGACGTGCGTATGTGCGACTCGTGCGGTGGTGCCGTGGTGCGGCTACTTGACCGCGCCCGCCATCACGCCGGAGACGAACTGGCGCTGGAAGGCGAAGAACACCGCGAGCGGAATCACCATCGACATGAAGGCGCCGGGCGCCAGTACGTCGATGTTGTTGCCGAACTGCCGTACCTGCTGCTGGAGCGCCACCGTGATCGGCGGGGAGTCGGAGTCCGCGAAGATCAGCGCGACCAGCATGTCGTTCCACACCCAGAGGAACTGGAAGATCCCGAGCGAGGCGATCGCCGGTCCGCCCAGCGGCATCACGACCCGGGTGAAGAGCCGGATCTCGCCCGCCCCGTCGAGCCGCGCCGCCTCCAGCAGCTCCCGCGGGATCTCCGCGAAGAAGTTGCGCAACAGGAAGATCGCGAAGGGCAGGCCGAAGGCCGTGTGGAAGATGATGACGCCGAAGGTCGTCTCGAAGATCCCGACCGCGCCGAAGAGCTTGGAGACCGGGATCAGGGCGACCTGCACCGGGACCACCAGCAGCCCCACGACCACCAGGAACCACCAGTCGCGGCCCGGGAACTCCATCCAGGCGAAGGCGTATCCGGCGAGCGAGCCGATCACCACGACCAGGACCGTCGAGGGGACGGTGATCAGGACCGTGCTGAACAGCGAATCGGTGAACGTCGGATTGTCCAGCAGCCGGGAGTAGTTGTCGAAGGTGAGCTCGGAGGGGACGGTGAAGATCTTCCACCAGCCGGTCGCCGCGATCCTGTCCGCGCTGCGCAGCGAGGACAGGAACAGCCCGACGGTCGGCATCAGCCAGAACAGGGCCACCAGGATCAGGACCACGCGCATCACACCGCCGCCGGCCAGGGCCGCGATCCGTGCGCCGAGGGGCCGCCCGGCCTTCGCCGTACCGGTGTCCGGGGCGTCGCCCGTTCCGGCGGGCGCGGCCGTGGTCGAGGGTGTCGTCATCGGCGCCCCTCCTTCCGTATCCGCCTGATGTTGAAGAGCATCACCGGGACCACCAGCAGCAGGAGAAGTACGGCGATGGCGCTGCCGATCCCCAGATCGGCATCCGTGCCGAAGGAGGACCGGTAGAGCTGGAGCGCCAGCACGTTCGCATCGTCCTGCGAGGAGCCCGGCGCGATGATGAAGACCAGGTCGAAGACCTTCAGAACGTTGATCATCAGCGTCACCAGCACCACCGCGAGGACCGGGGCGAGCATCGGCACGGTGATCCGGCGGAACACCTGCCACTCGTTGGCCCCGTCCACCCGGGCCGCTTCCAGGAGTTCGCGCGGCAGACCCGCCAGGCCGGCCGCGATCAGCACCATGGCGAACCCGGCCCACATCCAGACGTAACTCCCGATGATGCCGGGTGTCACGAACGACGGGCCGAGCCATTCCACCCCGTTGTACGGCTCCTTGAAGTTCGAGGCAGGGAGCCGGAGTTCGGCTCCGTCCGCGGCGGCGGGCAGGGTGAACACCCCGTCGGCGCCGGCCGTGGCGGAGGCGACCACCTTGCCGTCCTTGACGGCCTCCACCTTGATGCCCTTGAGCCCGAGCTCCTTGGCGTCGATGACGTTGGGTTTACCGCCGCCGCCCTTCGTGAAGTCCAGCCAGGCGGTGCCGGTGATCTTTCCGTCCCCGCTTGTCTGCGGGGCGCGGGCCGGCTTCGCGTCGGTGGGCATCTTCGCGGGGAGCACCCCGACCAGCGGCAGCTGGACCGGCTCCCCGGCCCGCACCGGCACCTTCGTCACGAAGGAGCCGCCGTCCGCCGCCTTCAGCGGATGGACGGGCAGCGGATGCGCCTTGGGGAAGCCCGCCGAATCGGCGAACGTGTCGTGCACGCCCACCCATACGGCGTTGGCGACGCCGCGCTCCGGTGCCGCGTCGTACACCAGCCGGAAGATGATGCCTGCGGCGAGCATCGAGATCGCCATCGGCATGAAGACGACCAGCTTGAACGCCGTGCCCCAGCGGATCCGTTCCGTCAGCACCGCGAAGATCAGCCCGAGCACGGTGGCGACCGTCGGGGCGAAGACCACCCAGATCGCGTTGTTCTTGACCGCCGTACGGATGGTGTCGTCCGTGAACAGCGCCTTGTAGTTGTCGATCCCGGCGAATCCGGTGCCCGCCTGGTCGAAGAACGACCGGTAGACGGAGTACACGATCGGATACACGACGAGCGCGCCGAGCAGCACCAGCGCGGGCAGCAGGAAGAGCGCCGCGATGACCCTGCGGGTGCCGGTCACGCTCCTGCGGGTGGGCACCTTGCGGCCGGGCGACTCCCCGGGCACGGGCTCCCCGGGCAGGGGCTTCCTGGGGGCGGGGACCGAGGCCCCGCCGGACGGTTGCTTGTCGGGTGACTGATTGCCGGGCGTTTGATTGTCGGCGGGGAGCGCCTCGTCGGCGCCCCCCGCTGCTGCTGTCGTCATCGCGTCAGCTCTTGTACGCCTTGGCCGCGTCGGACTCCAGTTTCGCCTGGGTCCCCGCGATGTCCTTCGGGTTCTTCAGGAAGTCCTGGAGGGTCTTCCACTCGCCCTTTCCGGGCGTCCCGCCGAACGACTGCGGAGCCTGGTCGGACATGTCGAACCGCACGGCGTCACCGGCCGCGATCAGCGCCTTCGCGATGGTGCGCTGCACCTCGTTGGGGTACGCGGCGGCGTCCAGGGACTTGTTCGGCGAGATGAACCCGCCCTGCTCGGCCCAGATCTTCGCGGCGTCGGTGGAGGCCAGCCAGGTCAGCAGGGCCTGGGCGCCCTTGCCGTCCTTCAGGATCACCGCCGCGTCGCCGCCGGTCACCACGGGCGACTCGGCGCCGACCGCGGGGAACGGGAACACCTTGGCGTCCGTACCGACCTTGGCCTTCGTCTGCGCGATGTTGATGCTGACGAAGTCACCCTCGAAGACCATGCCGCCCTTGGGCTGGTCCCCGCCGGTGAAGGTCTGGGTGACCGAGGCCGGGAACTCCGTCTGCAGCGCGCCGTCCGCGCCGCCCGCGATCAGGGAGGGCTTGCCGAAGAGCTGCGCCAGGGTGGTGAGCGCGTCCTTGACGGACGGGTCCGTCCACTTGATCTTGTGCTGGGCCAGTTGGTCGTACTTCTCGGGGCCCGCCTGGGAGAGGTAGACGTTCTCGAACCAGTCGGTGAGCGTCCAGCCGTCCGCGCCGCCGACCGAGACCGGGGTGACGCCCGAGGCGGACACCGTCTCGGCGGTTGCCAGGAAGTCCTTCCAGGTCTTCGCCTCGGACGCTCCCGCGTTCTCGAACACCTTGGCGTTGTACCAGATCAGGGACTTGTTGGCGGCCTTGAAGTACACGCCGTACTGGGTGCCGTCGACCGCGCCGAGGTCCTGCCAGACCTGCGAGTAGTTCTTGGTGAGCTGGGCCTTCGCCTCGGCTCCGACCGGCTTGGCCCACTTCTTCTCGACGGCCTGCTTGATGGCGCCGACCTGCGGGATCATCGCCACGTCCGGCGGCTGGCCGCCCGCGATCTTCGTACCGAGGAAGTTCACGATCGGGTCCTGCGCCGGGACGAAGGTCACCTTCGCGCCCGTGCGCTTCTCGAACTCTGTGAGGACCTTGACGAAGTTGGCCTGCTCGGGCCCGGTCCAGACCGCGGCGACCGAGATCTTCTCGCCGTCCAGTTTCGGTAATACGACGCTCGGCGTGGTCCCGGTGTCCTTGGACGAGCCTCCCTCGCCCTTCGTGGCCTTTCCGCCGTCACCGTCGTCGCTGCAGCCGGTGAGGGCCAGCGCGCCGATGGCGGTGAACACCAAGGCGGCCCTGCGAATCCGAACCGTTGTGCGCATTCCTGCCCCGTCTCTTCTGTGCGCGTGCACGGACCGGCACCGGCCGGACTCCCGGTAGTGCCGGTCATTCATCACGTCGTCCTGTGCGCACAGTCCTACGCCGGGGATCCGGGCGCCGCAATACCGCCAGAGGGCCCAACTCCTTGATCGTGATGGGCTCGTGACGTGAGGTCAGGGCAGGTGTGAGGCGATTGGGGCGACGGACCCACCGGGTGGGCCCGCCCAGTAGGCCCACCCGGTGGGCCCACCGTCGCTCGTGGGTCCGCGGGCGGTGGCGGCGGCCGGTCGTTCAGGAGTGCGCGGGCGGCAGTGGCGGCAGCGGCTCGGCGTTCACCGAACGGGCCGCCCGCTCCAGCGCACTGGCCAGCAGCGCCAGGTCCGTCGGCCCGTTGCCCAGCTCGCGGACCGGGCGACGGGTGGGCGGATCGCCCATCCGCTCCCACTCCAGCGGTACGACCGTGGGCCGCAGCGTCGCCGTACGCGGGATGCGGCCGGTCACCCGGCCGCCCTGGAACGGTGTCACCCGCCCGTCGGGATGGCCCAGCCGCCCACGGCCCGGCGCCGGTTCGTCCGGTGACGGCGGCACCACGGGCGGGTCGAGTACGACGCGCAGCCGCGCTCCTCGGGCCAGTTCGGTGTCCTCCGTGCGGTCCGGGCGGGCGGACGTGGCGACCAGGTGGATGCCGAGCCGGCCGCCGTCCCTGGCCACCGTCTCCAGCGCCCGTACGACCGAACCCGCGGCCGGCCGGCCCGGGCTGCCCAGCGCCGGGGCGATCAGCGCGTCGAAGTCGTCCACGAGCACGACGAGCCTGGGCAGCGGCGAGGGGCCCGGGTCCGTCGCCCGCGCCGAGGTGGTCCGCAGCCGCAAGGTGCCGCTCATCGCGGACTCGACGTCCCCGTGCTGCTCGGACGGGCCGGGGGGCCGCTGCCCGACCATGCGCTGCGCCACCTCGTACCGGCTGTGCCAGTCGGCGAAGTCGAGGCCGCCGAGGAGCTCGGCCCGCCGCTTCACCTCGCCGCCCAGGGCCTGGGCGAACTCCCGCATCCGGACCGGATCGGAGGCCACCAAGTGCGTGAACGCGTGCGGGAGTTCGGTGCAGGGGTGCAGGCTCTCGCCGCGCTCCCCGCCGGCCCCGTCGACCAGCAGGATGCCGAGCCGGTCGGGCCGGTCGGCGGCGGCCAGCGAGGCGGCGACCGCCCTCAGCAGTTCGGTACGTCCGCTGCCGCCGGGCCCCTCGATGAGCAGATGCGGTCCCTCGTCCGAGAGATCCACACTCACCGGGCCCCGGGGCCCGGCCCCGAGCACCACGACGGGCCGCCCCGCCGCCCCGGCCGGGGCGCTCGCAGAGGTGGGGGCGGGCCGGGGAGCGGACGTGGCCGCCGGCCCGGAATCGGAACCGCGCGCGGCGACCTGGGGCCCGTCGCCCTGGCGCGGCCCGCTGACCCGGTTCGAGGAGCGCCCCGATCCGGCGGTACGCAGGCTGTCGGCGCCCGCGACGTCGTCGGCCCCGCCCCAGGAACGGGTGTCGGAGCCCGGCAGGGTGCGGGAACTCGGGGTGTCCCCGGGCCCCCCTTCGTAACGCTGCGCACCGACGCGGGGATAAGGGGTGCGGCCGGAGCCGGTGTTGTCGGGGTAGGGGGTGCTCCCGGAGTCGGTCCTGCCGGGGTACGGGGTGCGGCCGGAACCGGTGCTGCCGTACCCGTCGCCGCGGGCGGGGGCGTGGCGCGGCACACCTGCGTGGGTGTCGTTGCTGCGGGGGTAGGGCGTGCGGCCGGAGCCGGTGTTGTCGGGGTACGGGGTGCGGCCCGAGCCGCGGTCGTCTGTTGTGCCGGGGTACGGCGTGCGGCCGGAGCCGGCGGGTTCCTGGTACGGCCCGCTGTCGGGGTAGGGCGTGCGGCCGGAGCCGCGGTCGTCCGTCGCGCCGGGGTACGGCGTGCGGCCGGAACCGGTGTTGTCGGGGTACGGCGTGCGGCCCGAGCCCCAGCCGCGGCCGTCGTCGTCCGTGTCGCGTCGTGCGCCCGCGTGCGGCGGGTCGGTGGGGGTGCGCTGGGCGCCCACGCGGGGGCCCGTGGCGCCCGGGTGAGCGGTGCGGCCCGAGCCGCGGGCGTCGTCGGCCGTCGCTCCCGTACCGCCCGTCCAGCTGCCCGCGCCGCGGACCGTCGCGCCCGGCTGCTCGTCCGCCGCGGAGGCCCAGCGGGCCATCAGGGAGGCCGGGGTGGCGCGGGCCAGGCCCAGCTCGTCCAGGAGGCGGGCGGACGGCGGGAGCGCCACCGCCGCGCGGTGGCCCGGCAGCGCGGTCGAACCCTCGGCGCGCAGCGGGGCCAGCGCCCGCGCGAACCGCTCGGCCCAGTGCGCCGACACCGCGTCCACCGCGGCGACCGTGCCGTGGCCGGCCGCCCGGCCGCCCGCGGTGCGCAGCAGCCGTATGGCCGTCGCCACATCGCCGCTGAGCATCGCTACGGCCCCGCACTCGCGGAAGGCGATCGAGGCATGGCAGGCCGCCTCGTACGTCGCGGCGACCGGCGAGGTGGGGGTGGCGGCCGGGGTCTCCGCCAGACAGATCAGATGGATGCCCGCCGCCGCACCCGCCGCGGCCAGCCGGGCGGTGTTCTCGCGCAGCACCGCGGAACCGGGGTCGCCGTCGACGATCACCACGGTGAACGGGCCCTCGTAGTGCCGGGCGGCCTCGGCGACCGTACCGGGATCGAAGCTTGCCCAGCCGGGGCCGAGCGGGCCCTCGTCCAGGCGGCGCACCAGCTCCGTCGTCCGGGCGACCGCCTGCTCACGGTCGTACGCCATCAGCAGCCGGCAGTCCTGGCCGTGCATCGGCCGCAGATGCGGCAGCCAGCCGAGCCAGGACCATTCGCGCCGCCGCTCGTCCATGCCGCGTGCCCGGTCCGTGCTGATCAGCACGATCTCCAGATCGGCGGGGGAGTGCAGTGCGGCCAGCTGGGCCACGGCGGAGCGGGCGAGCCCCGCCAGCCGTTCCCGCGGCCCGGCGAGCCCCAGCGAACCGGCCTCCCGCAGCCCCACCGTCACCGGCACGGCGGGCAGGTCGGCCCGCTCGGTCGTGCCCAGCCGGACCACCAGCGCCTCCGGGTGCGCGGTGTCGCGCTCCCACAGCCGGGGGCCCGGGCCCAGCGCGGTCAGCAGGACGGAGGCCGGATCCGGCCAGGTGCCCTCGGGGGCGGAGGGCGGCGCGGTGAACGTCGCGGGGGGAGCCGGGGGACCGGCCTCGTCGGGCGCGTTCTCGTGCACCGGATCGCCCTTGCTGCCCGCGAGCCGGCGGGCCCAGGCGCCTATGCCGCCACGACGGGGCGCCACGTCGTCCGGCACCCGGCCGGTGCGCGCGGAGCCGGAGCGCGGCCGTGCCGGGGACCGCCCGTCGGGGTCGGCCGAGTGCTCGTGTCCGTGGGCGGCGTCCGGGCCGTCGTGGTCCTCAGGCCCGCCGTACGCCGGTCCGTAGCCGTGGTCCGGGGTCGGGAGGGCGGTGGCCGGCGCCGCGGCCACCCGCAGATGGCCCTCGCCGTCCGGCGCCGTCGCCAGCGTGGGGGTCCGCGCACCGGAGGTGAGACGGAGCGTCGATTCGCCGAGCCGGAGCAGCGCGCCGGGGCTCAGCCGGACCGGACGGTCGCGGACGTCCGTGCCGTCCAGGGAGGTGCCGTTGGTGGAGCCGAGGTCGGCGACGGAGACCCGGCCGTCCGCGGAGACGGTCACCGCGCAGTGCAGCCGGGACACATCGGGGTCGTCGAGCGGGACGTCGGCGTCGGCCGAGCGGCCGATCCGGATCTGCCCGCCGTGCAGCAGGTGGACCCCGCCCGCGTCCGGCCCGGCGATCACGTGCAGCTGGGCCGGGACGGCGTCGTCCGTCGTCTCGTCCTCGCCCGGGACCTGGAGTGAGAGCACCGCCCCGTCGACCAGGGGTGGCTCACCGAGGGCGCACCGCTGCGCGTCGAGCCGCTCCCGCCCGGCGAACAGCACCACCGCGCCGCTGCCGAGGGAGCCGTCGGGCCCGGAGACGGACGCGGCCAGGTTGGATGCCACGGTGGCCAGTGCCGTCCCCGCGGGGGCGGTGATCAGCACGTCGCAGGCGCGTGCGGGGGTCTGGCCGCTGCGCGGCGCGAGGACGGTCAGCCGGATCTGCATCGCCGTCAGCGGTCCCTTCTGCGCGCGGTGTCCGGCAGGGGAGACGCCCTGTGATTCCCCCCACCCGGCACGGACGCGTCGTCCGGTACAGGTTCGTCACGTACCGCAGGGCTCCCGACCCCACAGTTCCGTGCTGGAGGCATCCTCGCACCTGCCACTGACAACACGCCCGGGGGTCACCGCTAAGTGATCTTGAAAGGTCGGCTGTGCGCCCAAAAGTGCCTGCTTGGCCGGTTCCCGGGGCGCTCACAAGAGGCCCGTGCTGCACTCGGCGTGAACCTGAATTGTGACCCGGACTGTGATCCGGACCCTGCCCCGGTCCGTGATCCGAACCGTGACTCGGAGCCGTTCCGTCGGACTCCTCCGCGGCAACCATCGGCCCGGGACGAGCGTCTTCTTCCGCAACCGGCGCTCCGGGACGGCAGGCGGACTGCCCAGCGGACCGCGTGGCGGACCGCTGGGCAGACCGCACTCCTCCGGGGAATTACGGAGAATGTCGACAAAAAGGTAACCTGCCCGACCCGGCCGTCCACTCCGGCCGCCCCACTAGAGTGGGCCGGAACTCGGGACGGATCCGGGGGACCGCAAGCACCACGATCAGCAGGGAGCGCATGACGTGCGGCCGGTAGGCAGCAAGTACCTGCTCGAGGAGCCGCTGGGACGCGGCGCCACGGGCACCGTCTGGCGCGCCCGCCAGCGAGAGACCGCGGGCGCCGAGGCGGCCGTCGCAGGCCAGCCCGGCGAGACCGTGGCGATCAAGGTCCTCAAGGAGGAGCTCGCCAACGACGCGGATGTCGTGATGCGGTTCCTGCGCGAGCGCTCCGTCCTGTTGCGGCTGCGGCACGACAACATCGTGCGCACCCGCGACCTGGTCGTCGAGGGCGATCTCCTCGCCCTCGTCATGGACCTGATCGACGGCCCCGACCTGCACCGCTACCTCCGCGACAACGGCCCGCTCACCCCGGTCGCCGCCTCGCTGCTCACCGCGCAGATCGCGGACGCGCTCGCCGCCAGCCATGCC
This genomic interval from Streptomyces sp. NBC_00464 contains the following:
- a CDS encoding carbohydrate ABC transporter permease, giving the protein MTTAAAGGADEALPADNQTPGNQSPDKQPSGGASVPAPRKPLPGEPVPGESPGRKVPTRRSVTGTRRVIAALFLLPALVLLGALVVYPIVYSVYRSFFDQAGTGFAGIDNYKALFTDDTIRTAVKNNAIWVVFAPTVATVLGLIFAVLTERIRWGTAFKLVVFMPMAISMLAAGIIFRLVYDAAPERGVANAVWVGVHDTFADSAGFPKAHPLPVHPLKAADGGSFVTKVPVRAGEPVQLPLVGVLPAKMPTDAKPARAPQTSGDGKITGTAWLDFTKGGGGKPNVIDAKELGLKGIKVEAVKDGKVVASATAGADGVFTLPAAADGAELRLPASNFKEPYNGVEWLGPSFVTPGIIGSYVWMWAGFAMVLIAAGLAGLPRELLEAARVDGANEWQVFRRITVPMLAPVLAVVLVTLMINVLKVFDLVFIIAPGSSQDDANVLALQLYRSSFGTDADLGIGSAIAVLLLLLVVPVMLFNIRRIRKEGRR
- a CDS encoding FHA domain-containing protein; the protein is MQIRLTVLAPRSGQTPARACDVLITAPAGTALATVASNLAASVSGPDGSLGSGAVVLFAGRERLDAQRCALGEPPLVDGAVLSLQVPGEDETTDDAVPAQLHVIAGPDAGGVHLLHGGQIRIGRSADADVPLDDPDVSRLHCAVTVSADGRVSVADLGSTNGTSLDGTDVRDRPVRLSPGALLRLGESTLRLTSGARTPTLATAPDGEGHLRVAAAPATALPTPDHGYGPAYGGPEDHDGPDAAHGHEHSADPDGRSPARPRSGSARTGRVPDDVAPRRGGIGAWARRLAGSKGDPVHENAPDEAGPPAPPATFTAPPSAPEGTWPDPASVLLTALGPGPRLWERDTAHPEALVVRLGTTERADLPAVPVTVGLREAGSLGLAGPRERLAGLARSAVAQLAALHSPADLEIVLISTDRARGMDERRREWSWLGWLPHLRPMHGQDCRLLMAYDREQAVARTTELVRRLDEGPLGPGWASFDPGTVAEAARHYEGPFTVVIVDGDPGSAVLRENTARLAAAGAAAGIHLICLAETPAATPTSPVAATYEAACHASIAFRECGAVAMLSGDVATAIRLLRTAGGRAAGHGTVAAVDAVSAHWAERFARALAPLRAEGSTALPGHRAAVALPPSARLLDELGLARATPASLMARWASAADEQPGATVRGAGSWTGGTGATADDARGSGRTAHPGATGPRVGAQRTPTDPPHAGARRDTDDDGRGWGSGRTPYPDNTGSGRTPYPGATDDRGSGRTPYPDSGPYQEPAGSGRTPYPGTTDDRGSGRTPYPDNTGSGRTPYPRSNDTHAGVPRHAPARGDGYGSTGSGRTPYPGRTDSGSTPYPDNTGSGRTPYPRVGAQRYEGGPGDTPSSRTLPGSDTRSWGGADDVAGADSLRTAGSGRSSNRVSGPRQGDGPQVAARGSDSGPAATSAPRPAPTSASAPAGAAGRPVVVLGAGPRGPVSVDLSDEGPHLLIEGPGGSGRTELLRAVAASLAAADRPDRLGILLVDGAGGERGESLHPCTELPHAFTHLVASDPVRMREFAQALGGEVKRRAELLGGLDFADWHSRYEVAQRMVGQRPPGPSEQHGDVESAMSGTLRLRTTSARATDPGPSPLPRLVVLVDDFDALIAPALGSPGRPAAGSVVRALETVARDGGRLGIHLVATSARPDRTEDTELARGARLRVVLDPPVVPPSPDEPAPGRGRLGHPDGRVTPFQGGRVTGRIPRTATLRPTVVPLEWERMGDPPTRRPVRELGNGPTDLALLASALERAARSVNAEPLPPLPPAHS
- a CDS encoding ABC transporter substrate-binding protein gives rise to the protein MRTTVRIRRAALVFTAIGALALTGCSDDGDGGKATKGEGGSSKDTGTTPSVVLPKLDGEKISVAAVWTGPEQANFVKVLTEFEKRTGAKVTFVPAQDPIVNFLGTKIAGGQPPDVAMIPQVGAIKQAVEKKWAKPVGAEAKAQLTKNYSQVWQDLGAVDGTQYGVYFKAANKSLIWYNAKVFENAGASEAKTWKDFLATAETVSASGVTPVSVGGADGWTLTDWFENVYLSQAGPEKYDQLAQHKIKWTDPSVKDALTTLAQLFGKPSLIAGGADGALQTEFPASVTQTFTGGDQPKGGMVFEGDFVSINIAQTKAKVGTDAKVFPFPAVGAESPVVTGGDAAVILKDGKGAQALLTWLASTDAAKIWAEQGGFISPNKSLDAAAYPNEVQRTIAKALIAAGDAVRFDMSDQAPQSFGGTPGKGEWKTLQDFLKNPKDIAGTQAKLESDAAKAYKS
- a CDS encoding carbohydrate ABC transporter permease — encoded protein: MTTPSTTAAPAGTGDAPDTGTAKAGRPLGARIAALAGGGVMRVVLILVALFWLMPTVGLFLSSLRSADRIAATGWWKIFTVPSELTFDNYSRLLDNPTFTDSLFSTVLITVPSTVLVVVIGSLAGYAFAWMEFPGRDWWFLVVVGLLVVPVQVALIPVSKLFGAVGIFETTFGVIIFHTAFGLPFAIFLLRNFFAEIPRELLEAARLDGAGEIRLFTRVVMPLGGPAIASLGIFQFLWVWNDMLVALIFADSDSPPITVALQQQVRQFGNNIDVLAPGAFMSMVIPLAVFFAFQRQFVSGVMAGAVK
- a CDS encoding bifunctional glycosyltransferase/CDP-glycerol:glycerophosphate glycerophosphotransferase, with the protein product MPRLSVIIPVRRARGSLRECLESVLSQTFTDIEVIGVDDGAPDGSGLLLDDFAARDGRVQAIHLADGAGPDGCRNAGAERAVGDYLMFLEAHFVLLPDALRAIADRLGTADDPDLLLFGHHKRPFRGRPRPSRSLELLGELSDGPLTAPGQSALLDIAPVSWNRAVRRVLHEGEKLTFAPGQHGERMYALQTLAAAESVAVLSTACVEHRQQRYLPALDDEALPGSAPAGLVDAYAGLMEFVRERPRLLPVQPLLFERAVQELLSGYPSVTRRRRRYVRSVAAFHRAYRPAGHRFPGGARGLRPRLIGGGRYAVLGTLDTALALRRGLRATPDAVRDRAKRSLSRRYYWWQRKLPLDRGLAVYAAYWNRGVSCNPEAVFRKARELAPGVRGVWVVSRNQLDSLPEGIDHVVPGTRRYWAAMARATYFFNNVNFPDHVVKRAGQVHVMTHHGTPLKIMGLDQQDFPAAAQGLNFDRLLKRIDRWDWSVSANPHSTEVWARAYPGAARSLETGYPRNDVLASATPERVLEIREGLGIRPGQRALLYAPTHRDYEAAFTSRLDLERFCAAVGPDTVVMVRAHYFYGGAGLPANASVIDVSDHPRIEDLCLAADALITDYSSVMFDYAHLNRPIVVHAPDWETYRTVRGVVFDLLSGRPGETPGAVATTTDELARVFADGSWDGPASRALLTAFRARFCPYDDGRAAERVVRRVLLGEEPATV